One region of Mucilaginibacter sp. 14171R-50 genomic DNA includes:
- a CDS encoding TonB-dependent receptor codes for MDEIFTNYGECHGIHYGVKIKRTVRHCITFLLFLLMCSAAFAQSRTITGVVSDNAGPLPGVSVTIKGTTAGTVTDVNGRYSLNVSPGQTLLFSFLGYAPQEVAVNTQSTVSITLAQNSSTLNEVVVVGYGTQKKATVTGSVASVSGSEITTTKNENVINSLTGKVAGLRVTQNSAEPGTFNSSFSIRGFGDPLVIIDGVPRDNITRLDPNDIESVSVLKDASAAIYGVRAANGVILVTTKKGKKGSLELNYSGSYGVQVPSGLPKAVGAIDFMTLVNEQLLHNVNGGQVKYSESDFDAFRTGTRTSTDWYTPVIKNSVPQQQHNLNAMGGNDNTTYFVSMGITQQDGFLRSDDLNYKRYNLRSNLSTRITKNLTVDVNINGTLDQKDQPYQDAWWIIRSFWRQVPTQPIYANNNPAYFNIGEVDGTNPLALADADVNGYRKYTNRWLQSQVSATWQLPFVPGLSAKGLYAYDYYHSNNKIYQKSYNQYNYDANSDTYRPTAYQSPATIRNESFERPGSLMQLSLNYDHNFGDHSFTGLLLYEENHRQQDNFYAQRELSLPVDQIFAGNAQNQIGSANVGDIYDYVNKSVVGRINYNYKSKYLAEFSFREDGSSRFPNSKKWGFFPAGSLGWRVSQEGFWKDSHALSFINDFKLRASYGRVGADNSLFYQFLTGYDYPAGGSNNQLPGGSVFDGTFVNAIASRGIANANLTWYNAETYNLGFDAEAWNGLLGATFNVFRRDGSGLLATRAQSLPSVLGARQPQENLNSDRTQGFEVELTHRSHIGAFNYNIKGNVAFARTKNRYVEHSPYGNSQLNWHNNQNDRWNNIYWGYGADGQFTSYQDILNSQQFVSRNAVVGDYQYQDWNGDGQITGDDVHPIAYNSAPLTNFGLTLGGSYKGFDFNMLWQGATNVTVSYIEQLNIPLWGGGSALEMFMDRYHPADPNADPYNPNTVWIPGKYALTGTTADVNSMFNIQDASYVRLKSAELGYSLSPNAAKKIGIKGARIFVTGYNILTFTGVKYLDPEHPSATYGYLYPLNKTFSLGVNVKL; via the coding sequence ATGGATGAAATTTTTACCAATTATGGTGAATGCCATGGCATTCATTATGGTGTAAAGATCAAAAGGACGGTACGCCATTGTATCACGTTTCTTTTGTTTTTACTGATGTGCAGCGCGGCGTTCGCGCAAAGCAGAACCATTACCGGTGTAGTATCTGATAATGCAGGGCCTTTACCAGGTGTATCGGTAACCATTAAGGGCACCACAGCCGGCACGGTTACAGATGTTAACGGTAGATACTCGCTTAACGTATCCCCGGGCCAAACACTCTTGTTTTCTTTTTTAGGGTATGCACCGCAGGAGGTTGCGGTTAATACGCAATCAACAGTAAGCATTACGCTGGCGCAAAACTCATCTACCTTAAATGAGGTGGTGGTAGTAGGTTACGGCACGCAAAAGAAAGCTACCGTAACAGGCTCAGTCGCCAGTGTTTCGGGCAGCGAGATCACAACCACAAAAAACGAGAACGTTATTAACTCGTTAACCGGTAAGGTGGCGGGTTTGCGGGTAACGCAAAATTCTGCCGAGCCCGGAACGTTCAACAGTTCGTTCAGCATTCGCGGCTTTGGAGACCCGCTGGTGATCATTGACGGTGTGCCGCGCGATAACATAACCCGCCTCGACCCGAACGATATCGAGAGCGTATCGGTACTAAAAGACGCATCGGCAGCTATATACGGTGTGCGTGCCGCAAACGGCGTTATTTTGGTGACTACCAAAAAGGGTAAAAAAGGATCGCTTGAATTAAATTATTCGGGTAGCTATGGTGTCCAGGTGCCCTCGGGTTTGCCAAAGGCCGTTGGCGCAATCGATTTTATGACGCTGGTTAACGAGCAATTACTGCATAACGTTAACGGCGGCCAGGTTAAATATTCCGAATCAGACTTTGACGCCTTCCGTACTGGTACCCGTACCAGTACAGACTGGTACACACCTGTTATTAAAAACAGCGTGCCGCAGCAGCAGCACAATTTAAACGCCATGGGCGGTAACGATAACACCACCTATTTTGTGAGTATGGGCATCACCCAGCAGGATGGCTTTTTGCGAAGCGATGACCTAAATTACAAGCGCTACAACCTGCGCTCGAACCTGAGCACCCGCATCACCAAAAATTTAACGGTTGATGTAAACATAAACGGTACATTAGATCAAAAGGACCAGCCTTACCAGGATGCCTGGTGGATCATCCGGTCGTTTTGGAGGCAGGTACCAACCCAACCTATTTATGCCAATAACAACCCCGCGTACTTTAACATTGGCGAAGTTGATGGCACCAACCCGCTTGCATTGGCCGATGCTGATGTAAACGGTTACAGAAAATACACTAACCGCTGGCTGCAATCGCAGGTGTCGGCAACCTGGCAGCTGCCGTTTGTACCCGGGTTAAGCGCTAAAGGCTTGTATGCATATGATTATTATCATTCAAATAATAAGATCTACCAAAAATCATACAACCAATACAACTACGATGCAAACAGCGATACTTACAGGCCAACAGCTTATCAATCGCCTGCTACCATTCGCAACGAATCGTTTGAGCGGCCGGGCAGCTTAATGCAGCTTTCGTTAAACTACGACCACAATTTTGGCGACCATAGTTTCACAGGCCTGTTATTGTATGAAGAAAACCACCGCCAGCAGGATAACTTTTACGCGCAGCGCGAACTTTCTTTACCGGTAGACCAGATATTTGCCGGTAACGCGCAAAATCAGATCGGATCGGCCAACGTGGGCGACATTTACGACTATGTGAACAAATCAGTTGTAGGGCGTATCAATTACAACTATAAATCCAAATACCTCGCAGAGTTTAGTTTCAGGGAAGATGGTTCGTCAAGGTTCCCTAACTCAAAAAAATGGGGCTTCTTCCCCGCAGGGTCGTTAGGATGGCGCGTATCACAGGAGGGTTTCTGGAAAGATTCTCATGCCCTGTCGTTCATCAACGATTTTAAATTGAGGGCATCGTACGGCAGGGTTGGAGCCGACAATTCGCTTTTCTACCAATTCCTTACCGGTTACGATTACCCCGCCGGCGGGTCAAACAACCAGCTGCCGGGTGGTTCAGTATTCGACGGTACATTTGTAAACGCCATTGCCAGCCGCGGTATTGCTAATGCCAACCTTACCTGGTATAATGCCGAAACCTATAACCTTGGGTTTGATGCAGAAGCATGGAACGGTTTGCTTGGAGCCACCTTTAACGTGTTCAGGCGCGATGGCAGCGGCCTGCTGGCGACCAGGGCGCAAAGCTTGCCAAGTGTTTTGGGAGCGAGACAACCACAGGAAAACTTAAACAGCGACCGGACCCAGGGTTTCGAGGTGGAGCTAACGCACCGCAGCCACATCGGCGCGTTCAATTATAACATAAAGGGTAATGTAGCCTTTGCACGCACCAAAAACAGGTATGTAGAGCACTCGCCCTATGGCAACTCGCAATTAAACTGGCACAATAATCAAAACGACCGCTGGAACAACATTTACTGGGGATATGGCGCCGACGGGCAGTTTACCAGTTACCAGGATATACTGAACAGCCAGCAGTTTGTATCGCGGAATGCCGTGGTAGGCGATTATCAGTACCAGGACTGGAACGGCGATGGCCAGATAACCGGCGACGATGTGCACCCCATTGCATACAACAGCGCGCCGTTAACCAACTTTGGTTTAACACTGGGCGGCTCATACAAAGGCTTTGATTTTAACATGTTATGGCAGGGCGCCACAAATGTTACCGTATCATACATCGAGCAGCTGAACATACCGCTTTGGGGTGGTGGCAGCGCGCTGGAGATGTTTATGGACAGGTACCACCCGGCCGACCCCAACGCCGATCCGTACAACCCCAACACCGTTTGGATTCCTGGTAAGTATGCTTTAACAGGTACTACTGCCGATGTAAACTCTATGTTCAACATCCAGGATGCCTCTTATGTAAGGCTGAAATCGGCAGAGTTAGGGTACAGCCTTTCGCCCAACGCGGCTAAAAAGATAGGTATAAAGGGGGCACGGATATTTGTTACCGGTTATAACATATTAACTTTTACCGGCGTAAAATATCTCGACCCTGAGCACCCTTCGGCCACGTACGGTTATCTGTACCCGCTTAATAAAACATTCTCATTAGGCGTAAATGTTAAGCTTTAA